A stretch of DNA from Shewanella sediminis HAW-EB3:
ATTCTACTTTCAATTGATACTCCATCACTAAAACCAGGGTGAGCTGTAACGATCGTGGTTCACTTAAAGTAAGAAGAAAGTAAGAAGCCACCCATTTTAAGATTCTCTCTCAAACTCACCTTATGCGGTTTGAGAAAAACACGCTAAAACTGTCACTCTAAACAGTTATATGACTGAATAACCCGACAAACCTAACACAACGGTGAATTTTGTCATCAAACGCTCATAACAGAACTACAAAGCCCCCCTCTAAAGATATTCTCGAAAGATTGGCCAGAGTAATTATCTATTCCACATAAAAACGCCCTTCTCACCGTGCGACTCACACAATGATAAAAGGGCGTATCTTCAAGGCCTGCTTGTAAATAAAGAGTGAGTAGAACGAGGTCTAGGCAAATTACATCCATCTGAAAAAGCCAGTTCGGCATCTGATAGGTAGGACACCTGAATGCCTTGAATGCAAGGACGCATGAGAAAGACCTAGCCTGTCACTCAAAACGCTCATTCGACCTTCGCCTTGCCTCCTGAACATCCAAAATCGAATCTTTCAAGTGTAGATGTCAATGCAAAAGCCTGCCAGCTAACATGGGTGGGCTATTAATTACTCTAATCTTGTGAAAAATTAACTATGCCACGATACAGATTACAATTTCATATATTTCACATCGGTTTCACACTGCTGCCAATACGCTTATTTTCTCTATATTGAAAAAGGGAATACTATGCGTTACCGATATTGGCTTACTTTAACTCTGCCAATGTTTATCACTACTGCATACTCAACAGAAACAACCTCTTCTGAACAAGAATTTGAGCAAAAAATAGAACAGGCCATTGTTGAGTTTGAGCAAACGCCGAGAGAATATTGGTCTTATCAACTATCACGTTATGAAAATGAAGAAGGTGATATTACCCAGAGTATTGAGCGCTATACGCCAGCTGCGGACATAGATAATCCTTGGGTGTTAGTCAGTGATAATGGCGGGGTTCCTACAGCGAAAGAGCAAGAGAAGTTCGTTAAGAAAAAACGCAAACAGGCGGAGAGTAAAGGAAGTGGCGGCAATTTTTCGCTAAAACTACGAGAGCTAATCAACCTGGATGAACTTCAGCTGGTTACCGATGAAGATAACCTTATTATTATGAGCTTTCCCGTGCAGCTAGCCAGGTTGGGCGATGATGCCGTAGGCAAGCTGCAAGGGAGATTAACTTACAACCAGCAAGAGCAGTTCATAGAGGAGATAATGATCGTCAATAGTGCTGAGTTTTCACCGATGTTTAGTGCATCTATTTCTGAGCTCACGCTGACCTTTAGTTTTATTAAGATTGATAGCGCCGTTTTACCTTATCAGCATAAGATGGACATGAAAGGACGCTTTGCTTTATTTTCCGAAATAGATGAAACCTCCACAGATACCTATTCAGATTATCAGTATGCCGGCAAGCCAGATAAGAGTTTAAGCAAATAAGCAGCTAAACAAATGCGATTGATATTTTTGTGCCCTGGTGACTCGATACGTTTAGTTGCCAGCCTTGGTGTTCACACAAGCGTTTGACAATAGATAAACCAAAACCATAGCCCGTGCTTTGACTCCCTTTTACAGCGGGTTCAGTGATATGTGAAGTGATTGATTTTTCAATTCCTGGGCCCGTGTCTTCAATGACTAACTTCTTATCAACAAAGCGAATATTAACTTCACCTAAGTCTGTATATTGAAAGGCATTACTCAGTAAATTATCCAGCAATACTTTTAGCATTCCTTGTTGAGCAAATACGCTCGCATCACAATTATCATCCACTTTTACTGCAACAGATTTTTGTGCCAGTAAATAGTGGTGATCCAGTATCGCTTGTTCTATCAATGGCAGCAGCTTGACTGAATCTTGAACTGCATTGGTGTGCTCTTCTCTTGCAAGCACGAGTAAGGTGGTTACCGTCTGTTCCATCTGTATCGTGGCGTCAGCTATGCGATCGATGAGACGGTGGGATTCATCAGTAATAGGGTTTTTCTCTTTATAAAGCTCAACTGCATTTTTAACGATGGCCACCGGCGTTCTTAATTCATGGCTGACATCGCGAGTGAAGCACTTTTCTCGTTCTAACGCCTGACTTATTTGGCGCATCGATTGCTCAAGGGTACGTGCCAAAATACCAATCTCATTATTCGGGTAATTGTGAGCGAAACTGTCAGGAATATTCTCGGGGGCAACGCCATCAACCAGCTCAGCAAGATCCCGCAGTGGTTTTGCCGTTTTTCGGCCAAGCAGCCAAGCTATCAAACATGCAATTAATGTTAACGCTATGCCGCTGTATACTAAAAACGTTACCACTTCGCCACGAATAGGACGCACTAATAATTTTTGGCTTACTTCGGCTACCAGATAAGTTCCCGGGTATTGTGGAAACTGATACAAGTGGTAATGGCGCCCTTCTTCACCATAAAACTCAGCCCGATTCAGTTGATGGATAGATTGTTGTTTTAGATCTTGAGGAAAACTGTCTTTTGAGAAATGTAGCGTTAGATAATCATGTCTGATTATCGGCCACGCCCCGGTTTTTTGGTATTCACTGCTGAGATAACTAGCCTCTTGGGTAACTTCTCGTTCAATAAAAGTGTCTTCGATGCTGTATAAAAGCACAAAACTAAACAAACCATAAATAACTGACATTATTAAGGTGAAGATACAAAACTGGGCGACGATTCGCCTGCTGAGACTATGGAATTTCACCGAGCTATTCTTCATTGTTGATATCCAAAGTAAAACCAATACCATGTACCGTTTTCAAGATCGGATAATCAAACGGTTTGTCCAATACATTACGTAACTGATAAATATGAGAGCGCATTGCATCGGACTCGGTAGGTTCGTCGCCCCATATTTTTTGCGATAAAACTGAACGGCTAACCACTTGTGGGTAAGCCTCTGCGAGTTCTGTCAAAATACGAAAGCCCATGGCATGCAAATTAAGCACTTTTCCATCACGCGTGGCCTGTTGTCGCTTTCGATCAACGCTTAAACAACCTAAGGTGAGTATGTCGTTAGTCTGCAATAGGTGACGTCTGGAAAGCGCTAAGCATCGAACTTCAAGTTCTTGTAAGGAAAAAGGTTTTGTTAAGTAATCGTCAGCCCCAGCTGTAAAGCCAGACACCTTATCTTCGATACTATCTCTTGCTGTTAACATTAATATGGGGATGTGGCGCGCCGACTTTGCTCGTATTTGCTGGCAGACTTCAAGACCGTCCATCACGGGTAAGTTCAGGTCGAGTATGATCAGGTCATAGTAATTTTCTAAGGCGAGATCGAGCCCATGCTGACCTTGGCCGGTAAAGTCGAATACATGGCCTTTCTCTTCCATGTACTCAGATATGTTGCGTGCGACACTGAGTTGATCTTCAACGAGTAATATCGAAAGTGAAGCAGGTTTACTTGTCATAGCAATTTCCAAACATGGTTGGTTAAACTCCCGACATTCCAATTCCAGGCAAAAACACAAAAGACAAGTTCCTCAATCTTGGCTGTCGAGGCACCTGTCTCATTGCTATATGTCTATTGTTAGAATGCTGTTTGTAACATGTCTAACGCGGGTTTGAAATCAGGTTTAGTTATTAGTAGTTGATTGAGCGTTGCTTTAGCTTGATCAACCTTGCCCAATTTATGCTGTGTCTTAGCGATTTGCATATCTAATTTCGGATTATTAATTGTTTTTTGCGCAACTATCATTAACGTTAATGCATGTTCAAATTGCTGATCCGTTTGTGATGACTTTTGATAATAGAAACCATACATGCCAACGAGTGGTAGTTGATACAGCTCGGGTTTACTCGCCAGTTCATTAATCGCTTCAGTCTCTCCTGACAGAAACTTAGCGATGACCGTCATGGTTTTATCTTCGCTATATTGTTCAGCATCAACCGGGGTTAATCCCAGGCTTGTTACCAAGGCTGTTGCGACACCAACAGTAGATACCGGGTTTTGCCCTGTGATTAGGCGGTCATCAATCGCAACATGGCTTAACATCATATCACTCGATTGAAATTTAGCGCCGCGTTCAACGAGTTTATCTTCCAACATGAATTCGAACTTGCTTAACCATTTTTTGCCAAATAATTGCTCTTCTTGGTTGGTAAAACTATTAACCGCCTTATTGGCAACCAGGTAGCTACCGTCACTTAACTTTACATCAACTAACGCCGCTGGCCCGTGGCACACTGCCGCTACAGTGCCTTTTTGTTGATAGATGTTAGCAATGGCTGTTTTTAATGCTTCATCTTTAGGTAAGTCAAACATGGCGCCTTTACCACCAACAATGAATATTGCATCGTAATTTTGCGCGTTAAGTGCTGTGGTTGCTAATGTGTTGTTCAGCATTGCCATCGCTTCAGCATCCGCTAACACTTTGGCATTATAAGGTTTGCCTGGGTCATATTTGTCGGCAACAACTTTGCCGCCTTGGGGGCTTGCCACATCAACCGCAATGCCATTGTCCCTAAATACCCTATAGGCTTTGGCAAACTCATCAAATTCATAACCCGGTTTTGGTTCACCTTGCTGCTGTCCATAGCCACTTATCACCATCACAATTTTCTTAGTCTCGGCGGCAACACCAGGCTGTATGGATATAGCGGTTAATGTGATAAACATCGCCAGCTTAATTGTCAGTTGTTTGGTTCGTTTTAATAGGGCTTTCATCAATATCTCCTCCAATGATTTATGCACAGTGTTACGGCTTCACCGTGAAACAGATGTGAAATAGTTAAGCCTCAGACATTAATGTTCGCACCGAGCTGCGCAAACTATGCCTACTGGCATAAATACCGAAGCAAGTAACCGAACATAAAACGAGCGAAAGCGTAAGCAGCAACCAGATAAAGTCAGGTTGATAAGTCAACGAGAACTGAGACTGATAGATCAATAATCCGGCTATGTAGGTGCCCAATATTGCCCCGGCGGCTGTAATTCCCGCTGTAACTAACCATTCAATAATATTGAGTTTAAAACAGGTACCCCTCGTAAAACCGAAGCTCATGATAATGCTGTTTTTCTTTTTTTCTTTTAATTCCAGCGCATTAACCGATGCGAGAATAACAACACTAGCCAGTAATATAATCATCAGCGAAAACCCGCTAATCACCTTAGTGATCATGGCCAGAATGTTATCGAACCGAGCAGTCATCTCTTTTAGCGACGTCATACGCAATGTGGGGAATTTTTGCCACAGCGGCGTCAACAGATGAAATTGCTGATCATTTAACTCCATACTCGCCATGTTGAAATGAGCCCCATCAATATGCGCGAGTGCCGCAGGTGGCATCTGCACCCAAAAGGTCATAGAGCCGCCACCGGGTTTAAATTCATGACTGGCGGCTATGGTAAACTTGATACTTTGCTGGCCAACAACAAAGGTTAGCGAATCGCCAAGGGTTAACCCCAAATCTGTCATTATCTCCTGTTCGATTGATACCTGTTGCCAATCTTGAGTGTTGCTTTGCCACCATTGCCCACTAACAACACGATTATTGGCCGGAATAACCTGAGTCCAATGCAGTCGAATGGCATTGGATAACGTGGCTAAGCTATCGCTGGGTTTTTGCGTAAACGCAGCTAAGCTTTGCTCATTAACTGCAATAAGCTTGGCGTACATATAAGGTTTACTCTGACGAATGTTTATGGCGTTTTGCTTCGCCCAGGTTTGAATATGGGTCATTTGACCTTGAGTTGCCTGGGAGACAATGACGTTACCGTCGTGCTCTCGTTGGTAAGAGGACATGCTGGCCCCCAGGTCTTTTAGCAGCATTAAGGTAAATAACAACATAAATGCAGATAGACCCACGCCAATGATCTGTGTGCTCTTACTGAGAATGCGCTGTTTCATCATAAATAGCGCAAAAGGAATCAACCCCGAAATCTGCTGAGTGAGCTTCTCTCCCAGGGTCAGAGAGCTCCAACTCATGATTATCATTAACCCTATGGTAATGACGATTGCGCTGACCATCATCAAGGTTAGCAGGCCGTTATCTGAATAGCTTACCGCAACGCCTGATAGCACCAGCACGCTACACATTTTACTGAACCAATGGCTGAGGCCGGAATTGTTGTTATGAAATAATCTGCCGACTGAGTTTTTATACAGAGAAAACCACACCGGTGCGTGAAATACGGCGAAAACA
This window harbors:
- a CDS encoding sensor histidine kinase is translated as MKNSSVKFHSLSRRIVAQFCIFTLIMSVIYGLFSFVLLYSIEDTFIEREVTQEASYLSSEYQKTGAWPIIRHDYLTLHFSKDSFPQDLKQQSIHQLNRAEFYGEEGRHYHLYQFPQYPGTYLVAEVSQKLLVRPIRGEVVTFLVYSGIALTLIACLIAWLLGRKTAKPLRDLAELVDGVAPENIPDSFAHNYPNNEIGILARTLEQSMRQISQALEREKCFTRDVSHELRTPVAIVKNAVELYKEKNPITDESHRLIDRIADATIQMEQTVTTLLVLAREEHTNAVQDSVKLLPLIEQAILDHHYLLAQKSVAVKVDDNCDASVFAQQGMLKVLLDNLLSNAFQYTDLGEVNIRFVDKKLVIEDTGPGIEKSITSHITEPAVKGSQSTGYGFGLSIVKRLCEHQGWQLNVSSHQGTKISIAFV
- a CDS encoding response regulator transcription factor → MTSKPASLSILLVEDQLSVARNISEYMEEKGHVFDFTGQGQHGLDLALENYYDLIILDLNLPVMDGLEVCQQIRAKSARHIPILMLTARDSIEDKVSGFTAGADDYLTKPFSLQELEVRCLALSRRHLLQTNDILTLGCLSVDRKRQQATRDGKVLNLHAMGFRILTELAEAYPQVVSRSVLSQKIWGDEPTESDAMRSHIYQLRNVLDKPFDYPILKTVHGIGFTLDINNEE
- a CDS encoding type 1 glutamine amidotransferase domain-containing protein; this encodes MKALLKRTKQLTIKLAMFITLTAISIQPGVAAETKKIVMVISGYGQQQGEPKPGYEFDEFAKAYRVFRDNGIAVDVASPQGGKVVADKYDPGKPYNAKVLADAEAMAMLNNTLATTALNAQNYDAIFIVGGKGAMFDLPKDEALKTAIANIYQQKGTVAAVCHGPAALVDVKLSDGSYLVANKAVNSFTNQEEQLFGKKWLSKFEFMLEDKLVERGAKFQSSDMMLSHVAIDDRLITGQNPVSTVGVATALVTSLGLTPVDAEQYSEDKTMTVIAKFLSGETEAINELASKPELYQLPLVGMYGFYYQKSSQTDQQFEHALTLMIVAQKTINNPKLDMQIAKTQHKLGKVDQAKATLNQLLITKPDFKPALDMLQTAF
- a CDS encoding ABC transporter permease, yielding MLSQNIQLAWHFFQQQKSASYQRLLRWTQGILMIFIITLSLTSNSIQDYLQNNLQGLLGADAVISQQQMLTPQQLSALSKLTNKIATTQQVSTTLTHGAQWQQAKLKAVDDSYPLQGELLTATTLHGEGQVTKGGPNTGDIWLDARLFASLSLNIGDVIVIAGQDFIVSRVLVHEPDRLMEGHSVAMRAMINPADMNGLGFSAELIRHRYLVNADTEQTNQLIKWQQEYLPAAQVYHKKGNHPLALFWQRTENFLGLASIILFFMAAIAIEQLTQIHMKKDQYFSAICMSLGASKITGVQVSMFKWLLGIATLLPAVLLLSIAAHWSIVNWLGGTFSDLQWSWDLWPVVRSVAAISLVFAVFHAPVWFSLYKNSVGRLFHNNNSGLSHWFSKMCSVLVLSGVAVSYSDNGLLTLMMVSAIVITIGLMIIMSWSSLTLGEKLTQQISGLIPFALFMMKQRILSKSTQIIGVGLSAFMLLFTLMLLKDLGASMSSYQREHDGNVIVSQATQGQMTHIQTWAKQNAINIRQSKPYMYAKLIAVNEQSLAAFTQKPSDSLATLSNAIRLHWTQVIPANNRVVSGQWWQSNTQDWQQVSIEQEIMTDLGLTLGDSLTFVVGQQSIKFTIAASHEFKPGGGSMTFWVQMPPAALAHIDGAHFNMASMELNDQQFHLLTPLWQKFPTLRMTSLKEMTARFDNILAMITKVISGFSLMIILLASVVILASVNALELKEKKKNSIIMSFGFTRGTCFKLNIIEWLVTAGITAAGAILGTYIAGLLIYQSQFSLTYQPDFIWLLLTLSLVLCSVTCFGIYASRHSLRSSVRTLMSEA